The Paenibacillus sp. FSL H7-0357 nucleotide sequence ACGGTGAAGAGGAATTGATTACTTAATCCAATTGTGAACTGAAAAGGAGCTGCTGCAACGCATGCTGAAGTTAAAATATTTATTCTCGAATGAAAGTTTGGCGGAGATGCTGCTGGGGAACTGGACATATGATCCGGAGTCGCTGCATTTGTTCCAGTACTATCGAATCTCCTCCAATGCGATATATCCGTTCAGAAGTGCCGGGAACGGTCAATTCCTGCGGTTTGCCCCGCAGTCGGAGAAGCTTATAGAGAACTTGCTGGCTGAGCTGGAGTTCATCTCCTACCTGAAGGACTGCGGATATGGCGTGCTGGAGGCCGTTCCCTCCCTGGAAGGAAAGGAACTGGTAGAAGCGAGGACTCCCTGGGGAGAGTATTATGCTTCTGTCTTCAAGCGTGTACCCGGAGTTCAGCTGCAGGATACCGGCTTAAGCGATCATGTCATGTTCAGGTATGGCGAGGCCTTGGGCAAGCTGCATCAGCTGTCCAGCACGTATAGCCCTGTACAAATCAAGAGAGGGTCGTACCGCGATGTGCTGGACTGGACCGTGGATGTGTTAAAGGCGTTTCCGCAGGAAACGGCGGCTGTGGCGGAAGCTCGGGAGCTTGCCGAGTATTTCAGCAAGCTCCCGGTTACACCAGCCAATTACGGGCTGATCCATTATGACTTTGAACTGGACAATGTGTTTTATGATGAAGCTAGTGACACCATCAGCGCGATAGATTTTGATGACTGCATGTATCACTGGTATGCTATGGATATCGAGCAGTCGCTGGACAGCCTGGTAGAGGAGATTGATCCTGAAGAGTTTGGACTAAAGAAAGAACGCTTTATGGAAGGGTACCGCAGCCAGTTTAGTCTTCCCGATGACGGACCCTCTATGGCGGCGTGCAGACGGTTCGCCGATTTGTACGGGTATGCCAGAGTTCTGAGGTCCACCGCTGAACAATGGGAGCATGAGCCGGAATGGCTCACGGGGCTGAGAGGCAGGCTACACCATTCCCTGGTGACCAGATCTGCACGGTTTGGAGAGCGGTTAACCTAAAGCGTGCAGTGCAATGTGAGCAGTGTGACGTATGTTGATGGATGATGACGGATGTTAATGGATGTTAATGGATGCTAATAGATATTAATGGATTTTAATGGATGCTAATGGATGTTGATGGATGATGACGGATGTTAATGGATGCTACTGCCAGTCTTGAGCGGTAAGTAACTTGTTGCCGTCCCGCCGGACAACTCAGAAATTCGTAACGGGAATTGCGCCCGCTAAATAGATGATACTACCGGAATCTGAGTAACTAACGGGAATTTCTCCCGCCTTATTTAACCAAATGGCCCGATTGAGTGGAATGGCTCGAATTAGCGGGAGAAATTCCCGCAAAGGTTTTGAAGAGGATTGTTTATACAACAATACCGGGAGCTTTGCCCGTTATTGTTGCTAAGACTGACTTATGATCTTAACAGAAGCTTGCAGTAGAGGAAATCCTGAATTGATAAACCTCAGGAAAAAGCGGACCCCGCTTCCACGAAACGTGGAGCGGAGGCCCGCTTTCTGCTTTAGATCGGCTATTGGATAAGCTGGGGACTGGAGATCTATTTGTAAGTGATTGCAATCTCCTCTTCCTGCGGCATCCAGTTGACAGCTGCGCCAAGCTGTTCGCTGATGAAGCGCAGCGGCAGGTAGATCGTTCCGTATACGACAAACGGCGGGGTCTCAAGAGTTACCGTTTTGTTATTCACGGTCGTAGCCCCTGTAACAGAATTGATCGTGATCGAGATGGCGGGTTTATCGCCAGCGGCGCGGGTAATCGTCACTTTTTTATCCACAGTGGTTGTTGTACCTCCTGCTTTGCCTGAAGGGACACTCTTCGTATCTTCTTTGTAAGAGACATTGGCCCCCATCTTGTCAAACAATGAACGGAGTGGAATAAAGTTTTGCCCGCCCCGGGTAATTACACCGTTCGTTAGAGTAACCCTGTCGCCGTTCAAAGATACTGCAATCGGCTTCTGTACGGGAACGGGAGTTTTATAGCTGAACTCATACTCACCATACCCCAACTGTCCGTCTTTGTTGACGCCCCAGCCCAAGAGGGCCCCGTCCTTTTTTTGCAAAATAAGATGGCGCTCACCTTCCTGAATAGATGTGATATCAGAGGCAAGGAGAGTGAATTTCGCATCCGCTGACATGGAGTCGCCTTCAAGGGAGGCCGTGTAAGCTTTGCCATCTGCAGTCAGGGCGACGATTGACCGTTCCATGAAGTAGGCACCAGTCACGTTCTTGATGCCTGTAAGGCACACGGGGACTTTCTGCTCATGATAAGTGGTTCCGTCGGACCAGCCCGTTACGGTGGAACCCCAGAACCATAGGCGTGATTGAGCATCGATGGCCAGCATGGTCCGCGAGTTGCCATGGATCGAGCGGATATCTGTCAATCCGCTCACCCGAGAAGCGGATAGGACAGACGGAAATGGCTTTCCGGAATCAGCGGAGTCATAGGACTGTATAGGCCAGGTCCAAAGTGTACCATCTTTTTTAAGCGCATATTGCTGCGTCAGCTGGATGATACCGGTCAAATTCTGGACAGGCTCAAAGGTGGACAGCTCATCGCGGGAGGTCCATACAGTGCCATCTTTTTTCAGGAAGTTGATACGTTCCCAGCCTTTGTTTCCATCCCATTCATTATAACCATTCACCGCAGCGACATTATCTATGCCGGGAACAGCTGTAAAGAGGGGGGATTTGTCTTCGTCTGATACTCGGGGAGAGCTGAATACCGCGCCATTTCCATCTATAGCTATGTAACGGCTCCAAAGCGTAGAGAGCTCTGTTAGCTTGGTCAGTTCCTGCACAGGAGTGACTTCCACCGCCAGAGTCTTAGGGTTGGTCTGCCACCTCCACACGGCATTATCCGTTGTGACGGCCAGTCCTCCGGCCTGTAGGCCAAACCCATAGGCGGCTTGTACATCCTTCAGCCCCGGAAGCAGAGTAGGCACTGATTTGGTGCCACCCCATATCCAAAGGCTTCCGTCATTTTTAATCAGGTATTCTGGTCCATAGGACATAATGCCGGCAGTTGCCTGCACTGTTGCTGCGGCGGTTGTAGCGGCAGTTTCGGCACTCCCGGCAGCGGATGCATGTATTGAAGCCGTTGAAGCGGTTAAGCTCAGCAACAAGCATAAAGTCATCGTCCATTTTTTCACGGAAATCCTCCTCGATAATTTGCGTAATTGACTTATATAGGAAATAAAACAACCTGTAAGGTTAGACGCAAGGACTGGTAAAAAAGTTTCCTAACCAATCTAATACCGCACATTGCTCGGGAAGAGTAAAGCAATATCAATCAAAAGGCCGTATCCGCTAAGTCTGAAGCGGATACGGCCTTTTCTGGAGCTGTGCCTGCAAAAAAAATCACGAATTCATCCGTTCACAGAAAGCCCTCCTGTGATACAATAGTTTAGTCTGTTTTTTAAAGGAATAATCACAGCAAGCTTTACCCGGCATTGTCCGTACCTGAGGAGGAAATCAGCGTTAATGAAACATGCACCCTTTATAGCAGTGGAAGGCCCGATCGGAGCCGGTAAAACAACACTTGCCACGATGCTGGCCGGTGAATTGCAGCTTCCGGTCATCAAAGAAATTGTGGAGGAGAATCCGTTCCTGGACAAGTTCTATCAAAACATGGACGACTGGAGCTTCCAGCTTGAAATGTTCTTTCTCTGCAACCGGTATAAGCAGCTTGAAGATACCGTGAACGAGTACATCGCTAAGAACAAGCCGGTTATTTCGGATTATCATATTTATAAGAACCTGATCTTTGGCGAGCGGACGCTGAAAGGCACCAAACGTGACAAATACCGCGAAATCTATCATGTGCTGACCGATGATCTGCCGAAACCGGATATCATTCTTTATATCAGAGCGGATCTTGATACGCTGCTTACCAGAATCGCCAAGCGCGGCCGCCCGTTCGAAGAGGAGATTGCTCCTGCTTATCTGCAGCAATTAATAGAGGATTACGACGATGCGATGGCTTCTCTGGCCGTCAGCGAACCGTCAACCGTTATTGTGACCATCGACGGAACCCAGGTAGATTTTGTGGGAAACCAAGAAGACTTTGCCGCAATCGCCGACCACCTAAAGGAGCTTATGAAATGAACCCATACAACATCCCTGATAACGCAATTATCACAGTAGCCGGTACGGTAGGTGTCGGAAAGTCCACACTGACCGGAGCTTTAGCGAAGCGTCTCAATTTTCAGACTTCGCTGGAACAGGTAGACCACAATCCGTATCTGGAGAAGTTCTACCATGATTTTGAACGATGGAGCTTTCATCTGCAAATCTACTTCTTGGCCGAACGCTTCAAAGAGCAGAAGAAAATGTTCGAGCTGGGCGGCGGGTTTGTGCAGGACCGTTCTATTTATGAGGACACCGGAATTTTTGCCAAAATGCATGCCGATCAGGGCACGATGTCCAAAACGGACTACGAAACATACACCAGCCTGTACGAGGCTATGGTGATGACACCCTATTTCCCGCATCCTGATGTGCTGATCTATATTGAAGGCAGCCTGCCGTCGATCCTGACCCGCATCAATGAACGTGGCCGCGAGATGGAAATCCAGACAGATGTCTCCTACTGGGAGCATATGCACGGACGTTATTCGCAGTGGATTGGCGAGTTCAGCGCCTGCCCGGTGCTGCGCCTGAATATTGACGATTATGATGTGAATGATGCGGCTTCGATGGCGGAGATTCTGAAGCAGGTAGGGAAGTCGATCCAGCGGGTTCCGGTGGAGAAGTAGAAGTTGAAGGTCAATCGGAGAATCCGGTTGGCCTTTTTTGAAATAGAAGAATTTATATGCTTCACGCTATAAATTATCCTTCTATTTCTCGCTGAAACGGATACCGTCTTTTTGAGGACGGCGAAGCCGTTTCCACTTGATGGATAGGAATTAATGCGAGAGGTGCCTGAAGATATCCCCCTGTGATACAATAATCTGAAAAGCCGTAATGGATGGAGGAACCTCACTTGAAATATGACTTTGACAAAGTAATTAACCGCCGCAATACCCGCTCCTACAAATGGGATCAGTCCGAGAAGCTGTTCGGAGACAAGGAGATTCTTCCGCTCTGGGTAGCGGATATGGACTTCGAGAGCCCGCCTGCCGTGAAAGAAGCGATTCTGCGGCGCGTTCAGGAGGGAATATACGGCTATAGCGTGACGAGTGATTCCTATAAAGAGGCGATTGCCGGCTGGTACCGCAGACGCCATGACTGGGAGATTCAAAAGGACTGGATCACGGATTCCCCCGGAATCGTTACCTCGCTCAGCCTGTCGGTGGAGCTGTTCAGCAAGCCGGGAGATCAGGTGATTCTGCAGTCGCCCGTCTACTATCCTTTTTATGATGTGATCCGGATGAATGACCGCAAGGTGGCCATTAATCCGCTGAAACTCGAAGACGGCCATTATGTTATGGATTATGTCCAACTGGAAGAGCTGATGGCTGGCGGCGCTAAGCTGCTGCTGCTGTGCAGCCCGCATAATCCGGGAGGCCGGGTGTGGGAGCGGGAAGAACTGCTGCGCCTTGGAGAGCTGTGCCTGCAGTATGGGGTGACGGTGATCTCGGATGAAATCCATTGTGATATGGCTTTGCCGGGCCACAAGCATATTCCGTTCGCTTCCTTGTCGGAGGAGCTGTCGAATATTACACTGACCACGCTGGCCGCTACCAAAACGTTCAATTTGCCGGGCCTGCAGACCTCTTACATCGTAACCTCCAATCCGGAATTGAAGCGGAAATTTGAGTACAAGCTTAAGGCGCTCAGCCTGCACATGTCTCCTTATTTTACACCAGAGGCTGTGGAAGCGGCATATAATGAAGGCGGGGAATGGCTGGATGAACTCATACAGCATATCAGCGGCAATGCGGAATATGCCATCGGCTACCTCGCGGAGCACCTGCCGCAGGTGAAGCCAATGACACCAGAGGCTACTTACCTGCTGTGGATCGATTGCCGCGCACTTGGACTGGACGCTGAGGGTCTGAAGAAGCTGATGTACCGTGAAGCCAAAGTGGCATTTAACGAAGGATCAGTCTTTGGTACGGAGGGACAAGGCCATCTGCGGATTAATCTGGCTTGCCCGCGTTCCATTCTGGCCGAAGCACTGGAGCGTTTCAGTCAGGCTGCAGCACCTTATGTAAAATAAGGGGATTTACGCTGTTACTCATAAGCCCGCCGTATCACTTTTGAACACTGCCATGTTCAGGGGAT carries:
- a CDS encoding deoxynucleoside kinase; the protein is MKHAPFIAVEGPIGAGKTTLATMLAGELQLPVIKEIVEENPFLDKFYQNMDDWSFQLEMFFLCNRYKQLEDTVNEYIAKNKPVISDYHIYKNLIFGERTLKGTKRDKYREIYHVLTDDLPKPDIILYIRADLDTLLTRIAKRGRPFEEEIAPAYLQQLIEDYDDAMASLAVSEPSTVIVTIDGTQVDFVGNQEDFAAIADHLKELMK
- a CDS encoding phosphotransferase enzyme family protein; translation: MLKLKYLFSNESLAEMLLGNWTYDPESLHLFQYYRISSNAIYPFRSAGNGQFLRFAPQSEKLIENLLAELEFISYLKDCGYGVLEAVPSLEGKELVEARTPWGEYYASVFKRVPGVQLQDTGLSDHVMFRYGEALGKLHQLSSTYSPVQIKRGSYRDVLDWTVDVLKAFPQETAAVAEARELAEYFSKLPVTPANYGLIHYDFELDNVFYDEASDTISAIDFDDCMYHWYAMDIEQSLDSLVEEIDPEEFGLKKERFMEGYRSQFSLPDDGPSMAACRRFADLYGYARVLRSTAEQWEHEPEWLTGLRGRLHHSLVTRSARFGERLT
- a CDS encoding stalk domain-containing protein, which encodes MKKWTMTLCLLLSLTASTASIHASAAGSAETAATTAAATVQATAGIMSYGPEYLIKNDGSLWIWGGTKSVPTLLPGLKDVQAAYGFGLQAGGLAVTTDNAVWRWQTNPKTLAVEVTPVQELTKLTELSTLWSRYIAIDGNGAVFSSPRVSDEDKSPLFTAVPGIDNVAAVNGYNEWDGNKGWERINFLKKDGTVWTSRDELSTFEPVQNLTGIIQLTQQYALKKDGTLWTWPIQSYDSADSGKPFPSVLSASRVSGLTDIRSIHGNSRTMLAIDAQSRLWFWGSTVTGWSDGTTYHEQKVPVCLTGIKNVTGAYFMERSIVALTADGKAYTASLEGDSMSADAKFTLLASDITSIQEGERHLILQKKDGALLGWGVNKDGQLGYGEYEFSYKTPVPVQKPIAVSLNGDRVTLTNGVITRGGQNFIPLRSLFDKMGANVSYKEDTKSVPSGKAGGTTTTVDKKVTITRAAGDKPAISITINSVTGATTVNNKTVTLETPPFVVYGTIYLPLRFISEQLGAAVNWMPQEEEIAITYK
- a CDS encoding deoxynucleoside kinase codes for the protein MNPYNIPDNAIITVAGTVGVGKSTLTGALAKRLNFQTSLEQVDHNPYLEKFYHDFERWSFHLQIYFLAERFKEQKKMFELGGGFVQDRSIYEDTGIFAKMHADQGTMSKTDYETYTSLYEAMVMTPYFPHPDVLIYIEGSLPSILTRINERGREMEIQTDVSYWEHMHGRYSQWIGEFSACPVLRLNIDDYDVNDAASMAEILKQVGKSIQRVPVEK
- a CDS encoding MalY/PatB family protein, whose translation is MKYDFDKVINRRNTRSYKWDQSEKLFGDKEILPLWVADMDFESPPAVKEAILRRVQEGIYGYSVTSDSYKEAIAGWYRRRHDWEIQKDWITDSPGIVTSLSLSVELFSKPGDQVILQSPVYYPFYDVIRMNDRKVAINPLKLEDGHYVMDYVQLEELMAGGAKLLLLCSPHNPGGRVWEREELLRLGELCLQYGVTVISDEIHCDMALPGHKHIPFASLSEELSNITLTTLAATKTFNLPGLQTSYIVTSNPELKRKFEYKLKALSLHMSPYFTPEAVEAAYNEGGEWLDELIQHISGNAEYAIGYLAEHLPQVKPMTPEATYLLWIDCRALGLDAEGLKKLMYREAKVAFNEGSVFGTEGQGHLRINLACPRSILAEALERFSQAAAPYVK